TTAAACCGCCCAGCGTATCCGTAGGGagggatatattttttatgaaatacataCCTAATTAACACGTACtgaacaattattatattttattataaatggtATTAGCAAAAATATTGATGGTAGCGCGTCACATGAGCCCTCAAGTCTATATATCAACAATTTGCCTATTGCTGCAGCAAAGTATTAATGTTTTCCGGTTTGTAGGATGCAACAGCCATTATATCTAATTGAGACTTACTCTAACTCTGGCGGTATACATGTTATGCAtgtatgggctctggtaaccaccaTTCCAATAGTATTCTATCACATTCGTGTGTTTATCACTCTTCATATTAAGTCGGTTGAAATTCGTGTTGGGTTTTCCTATTATGTAAGTTCTATGAATGGAATAGAACGATGGATGCGCAGTACACACAATCATAACATCaagaaatgtatgtttgtatacTTGCAACcgcaattaaaaatgttttaataatataaaacgatatatttttttaatttctcattGTTTATAAATccagttttaattaattggatATAATGCAATATTGACAGAAAAAAGGAGGTTCCATTTTTGTTTTAAGCTAGGCACCAACGCAATACGAGTATTACCACATAGTATAAACCCAGAATCAATAAAGACAATATTTGAATTGACGACAAAGCTTATTTGTACTTCTTGATGTCGTgaacaacattttttaaagttGTCAATTCACTTCTTAACTTATCTTCAATTTCCGTTCTGTCATCTCCATTTGAAGTCAAAAACTTGGTAACTAATtctgtaaaaataaattgttatattGTTAGTAAACTTATTCTTAATTTATATAACAGGCTTCTTCTAaatctaattaattaaaaaaaaacttatgaatTTGTTGGAAATCTATAACATATCGTTAACATAATTAAGATGCACTCCGATCACAAAATGAAGAACACTTTGATGCATTATAATCTACTTAACCGAGTGAAACAAAATAGTGTACATTGTAGTAGTGTCgtgtaaattgaaattgaattaataataatccatAAACAAACAAGCAAAGACGTTAAGTGTTAAGTAACATTTTCTTTGGTTTAGTATAACAACTATCGGTGTTATAACAGAATTTTTGAAATGCACAGAGTATTTCGGATGGCATTTCATTTCTAAGGATGAGTCAAGAGTTATACGGTATGTTCTCGTTTTATTATAGTATCGCATTATTTCTATATTATCTCATTTGTAGTACTGTTCGAAATTACATAAATAACGGACACATTGAAAAATTAGTACTTATACTATCGAAACAGCGTAGTACCCACAATAAATGATCCAAGAGCATTAGACAAGGTCAATCGCAATCTAGGATAGTTGTTAAAAGTTAGTCATCAGAATTTTGTATTActacttttttattgtattgatgggtggacgagctaacggcccacctgatgttaagtggttaccagagtccataaacatcaacaacctaaattccaccacccaccttgagatatgaattctaacagttgcccccccttcaaaccgaaacgcattactgcttcacggcagaaataggcgggaggtggtggtcctaccaccagtaattacgcaaattataattttgcagtttgatttttttattacacgatgttattccttcaccgtgaatggtggtacctacccttgtgaggacggggcaacgcaaagccgccttCGCTCCAAGCACATCCTAGTctatagacatagcccactgagtttctcgtcgaatcttcaTAAATGATTGCGATTCCAATCCGCTGGTATATTCAACAAAGCACTGCTGTTACAACTCAATTCCTCCCAGGTTAAGCACTGTGACGTCACTTACCAAACCGCGCGTAGTTTTAATAGTACGTTAGGATACCAACGATTAGTTAGAAAAAAAGCGCAACACTCATTTCGGGATGAACAATGATCAATTCAAAGCTTCATTTGACAGCATCTTAAATAATGGATtccaatttacattttattcctacctcttcgctggtagccttagaGGTTATTCcggctacgcccggacggataggtgagctcacgggctcactaagagaatttgctagcactagccctagcaagagcagtgcttcggagaatctaccaacggatcgaaATCGCAAAAAAaatcagtggactgtgtctatgggttacgaATTTACATAATTCACACGACTAGTTTGCggaagttttattattaatttttgttataatattctaGTTCTTTAAAAACAACTCACCATGATATGAGtgtaatttttcaaaatctTCCTCTCTTATGTggtttttcaaataattaataataacagcAACTTGTCTGCCAGATGCATGTAACATGGTTTGAGTGACAATTGTGAATATCGATAACACAGCCATGTGCAGGCACAGTGCTGGGTCATCACAGTTTTCCAACTCCGAAATTAATTTCTCTCTATGATTTTGCACTAGCATCctgaaatacaatacaataacatGGGTAGCgttatacaaaaacaataacTTTTTCCATGCATTATAAACTTCATTGTGTAAAaagatgttcgaccagcccataccgtgggcccgaaggtcaaatatttaggcgtcacccttgacagaaggatgacattccgcccccacatcaagacggtacgcgaccgtgccgccttcattctaggacgtctctaccccatgatatgtaggcgaagtaaaatgtcccttagaaataaggtgacactatacaaaacttgcatacgccccgtcatgacctttgcaagtgtagtgttcgctcacgcggcccgcactcgcttaaaatcattccaaattattcaatcccgtttttgcaggatagccgtcggagccccgtggttcgtcaggaacgtcgacctccgtgacgacctggacttagagtccatcagtaagtatctacagtcggcgtcgatgcgccacttcgataaagcggcacgacacgagaaccctctcatcgtggccgccggtaactacattcccgatcctgcggacagaatggaaagcagtcgacgtcgcccaaaacacgtcatctcggatcctcccgatccactaacggtgcttttaggtacttcaagcaccggtcaccgttctcgtcgaacccgtcgcttgcgacgacgggctcgacgagtaaattaactctcagacacagcccactgagtttctcgccggatcttctcagtgggtaaaaaagtgtaaaaataatatacagCGAGTAAAATAAACCAATTTCAATGCAGAAATGACAATAAATCAAGGAAAACATCAAACACTTATGATTAAAATTCCGCAAGTATattcatttaaatgaaattgattCGATGCAATTAAATTTTTGCTATTAGTGATATTGTGTCATCAACTGGACGCAATCCATCAACTACCTGTCTTCATTTTCAAAACCGGTTTTAAACGCCTGTGTGTGTATGAACTTGAGTGACCAAATCAGTCtttatattcaatttttataatttccaaCATATCAGCATTAGCATTACTTGGTAATTGTgcctatcttatcttatacctttaagagagcaattattgtatattaatatatattaatatatatataatctgaatctcggaaacggctccaacgattttcataaaattttgtatacagggaatttcgggggcgataaatcgatctagctacgatatattttcagaaaatgttgctttattcgtgttttcaataatcaactcttcccgacatctattggcgaataataatactatttttcttaattgagggcaactaaccgctttaaagatacaacaagatcgcgttatcaaaaaaaaatcatctagtaTGGGTAATACAATATGGTAGCATTGAGCTGATCGCTCTAAGCTAAGTATGTTTCCTACCTAACATTATTGTTAAAACTTCTTGATTTTGGTGTATATTTATGGGTGCAGAACAAATTAAGAGAAAAATTGTTGTAGTCAAACCATGAATACTAAATTTTTCTTTAACAAAGATTCTGACATGAACCTGGATTCAATCCTTATGTAGGTGTGCATTAGTTATAGGCACAGACAGTTCAAGCAAGTATTATAGAAAgtataattcatatttatattcttGGTCATTTCATTTTACTGGTTACCCTACCCAACGTAGTAAACTGGTGTTTTGGAAATTAACTTTACCAGTATATGAgccgtctattatcaaagccggcaatctgacttttgaacaatattggtaaatcagaaaaacgaattattgactttgtattccattggcagtcacaaaactcttcggaacgacatcttagataaataacaggttaactattaacctttatttaatgcaggttttgaaccgtattctttgaaggagacgattatattcaaatcaatctgtattgacatatcaataacatttttttgtccaaatgcacagattgccacctttgataatagacgactcatatataatacaatgaaagtatatttactttaaattagtGAAGATATGTTATAATTATTCATGTGTATAAGAATCGTTCGCGACTTtacatatttacttttaaaaatactaacttgTCTTTCTTCTTATCCACCTTTTTCAATATCATCCCAAAGTCAGATAAAGCAACATCAATAGCTTGAAAAAATGATTCCATGCTTTGTTCATTTATAGACGCacttaatattgttaatggtTTCTTGAATTCCTCAGTAAcgtcatttattattttgttcctCTGTTCAATTGAGAGAGTTTCGTTTTGCATAGAAAGATTACACTGACTCGCAGCATATTTGCAAAACTCAGATAGTATGTCACCTCctaaagattttaataaatatttaataaagggTGCTTGTTGCTCAGCTGCAAAGGTCTTTATTCCTTTTTCATATAGTTTTATATCGTTCACTAAGATATTAATTTTGTCCTGAGCTGATGAATGAGTTTGTTTCCTGTTTTGTGTTGAATCTTGAAGCAATTTTTCGGCCGTTTCTTTGGCAATAGCCAGACCAATTTGATTGAGGCTTCTACAAACATAAATACATGTTATTAATGGATAGAAATATCTTGATTATAGTGgttaataatagtttattattggtggtaggacctcttgtgaatccgcacgggtaggtaccgcctatttctgtcgtgaagcagtaatgcgtttcggtttgaagggtgggtcaaccgttgtaactatactaagaccttagaactcatatctcaaggtgggtggcggcatttacgttgtagatgtctacgggctccaataaccacttaacaccagatgggctgtgagctcgtccacccatcgcaccaataaaaataaacagaaaaaagtgaattatagtttaaagttaattaataatCGTTTCCTGggcttttcaattaattaagtttaatgatttaaaaaagtaaaaaaatatatatcttttttattctCAAATTAGGCGAATCCCTCCAGATAATCGTCAGATAAAGAAACAGTCTTAAGATGAACCATATATACCTTGATCAGACGCGCTTAAGTATTTCAAAATGGCTAATTTTTTGCacgttttattaattaacgcgAATTTGCGTCACATTAAAATCGTCAGATTATTGACTGAGTTTTTTTAGGTTCACTTAACATTCCTTAGAAAATCTGATGcaccagatttttttttttcattttcaactcTTACGTACGACCACCCCCCCATCATGCAAATGACCAAATCAACATacgtacattattaaaaatacgtagGGCATGGGTGCTATCAATATTTGACACGCTCGAGTATGTCCACACGAcagtattttttatacatttttttcttcttatcttCTAAGCTTTGCTTTGATCTTTATTGGGTAATAAATATCTCTATGAGTAAATCCCCATTTAGCATTGTGGGTAGCATGTCAGAAATATGTTTTACTAAAATACCTATTACAGGGAGTTCAATCTGGTGGTagaattaatgtttaatattttgaTATTCAACAACTGTTTGTGGTTCATGGTtcaaatgtatatttaattgaatagaAATCTATGTACttcaatttgtatttaaaaataaagcccTGGCCAGACATAGTTAATAAAGTTCCAGAAATGCttcacttaaatttatttttgggaacattattaatatttatttaccctTGTAGATGTTCTGCAATCCTAGTAACTAGGTCATCTAGACCTTCATTTTCCAATGGTTCTTTAATTACTTTTTCTATATCTTCCACTGAAACTACTTCTAAATGTGCTGGTTTTCTTGAAACTGCATGTCCATCATCAGAATCTGAATCCTGGACTACCTGTTTTGACCTGTTGTGCTTTTTAACAGTCTTGGTTTTAGTTTCTCTACCCTGAGTTCCACCGCCACCTTTACCTGAAGCAGCCTTTCTTCTGCGTTCTTCCCTTCTCTCTGCTTTGTGATCAGCAGGACCTGATTGTACCATATCAAAGTTTTTAGAAAGCTGCTTCTCAAGATAAAACTGTTGATATCTACCAGATTTAACCAAAGCCTCTGCATTTTTTTGCGTTATTGGCATGCAAGTCTGTTTCAAATCTTCAATATAATGACAGCTGAATACTGAAAAAAAGACCAACACTGTTAAATTACCTGTTCCAGCCAATTTATCTTGATTCATGATATAATCATAAAGATGATGAtcagaaatttattttataaacatatgTGCTAAGTTGTatgttataatctatatattaataagtgaagcaaaactttgtacctttttacaaaaattgtgcaggaatacgaaatttcccacacttaaagagaatatagaggagtgcagaaagctatttttttttaattttcataaaaaatacattaaatgaagaaaaaaacatttcacacaatatcatgtatttgacacaacacatatttagactttgtttaatgtcaaacttttgttattgcctaaagtctgtgatcaaatttaaattgtctatagtgtatgtagtcttggagaaatctgtgattaaagacatataatattctttgacaatagaaccataataatgttcaaatttataatttcaattaattatagtcaaatttcgactactggggaacCATTAGTACTTCCAGCAAAATGTAAGAGTATACACATAATTGTTCACATCAAAatgtaaacataattatttacattaacatttaaaattttaaaatgtaattaccAGTGTTTTCAAAGAGAACTGTTGATTTAACATTGTTTCTCAATAACTCATCTAAAATGCTTTCAATATCACTATCTGAAAAAATTGATGGCAACAAAGTGACAACATCTAAATAACTTTTAGATGCTATGCATTCTTCTAGTGCGGTTTCCAATTGCTCTTTAATCTGTGATCCAATTACACAGCTGCTAAGAAATGTGAGctcttcatttaaaataatcctTTTAACATATCCTTTTGGATCTGAAACTCCTAATCTTGAGAGAGCATCATATTCAAGGTAGTTGTTCTGTTTGTAGAAATTTATTACCCAATCATTTTGTGACTTTGTGTAACTAGATGGCACATAAATAGCTCCAGCTTGCTTGCCTGTTAATACACCAGGAGCATTTAATTGATCAAAAAGTGACAAGAACAAACGGTCAGATAAATTGCAATGATTTACTATAACAGCAATTGGAGTTGGTTTTAAGAGTCCCATTAATGCACCCCTTATCTTAGCTTTTGTCCTGGTTATGTATTCATCAGTGTAAAAGGTTCTGGGCTCAGATGGATCTTGCTTTCCAATGATGATTTTACCCAAAAACTTTTCAAGAACACTATGCTGGATCAAATCTGCTGGTAAATCATAATGCAAGGTTAATTCCCCAACAGATATGTAGCCTTGAAGCTGTAACTTTTCGTTTACTTCTCTGGCaattttttccaaataataatttgtaatcaAATAACCAGATATCAACTGAACATCTTTGCCTTTTACAATTTCCGGAATGTGCGTTGTAATGTGGTTAAAATCCACATTTAACTCTTTGGCTAAATCAACAGTGTTTATTCGGCCTCCATGCACATACAACTCATCTTTCATTTCCTTTATAAGTTGGAGCGAAGTGAGATATTCTTTGCCATCATTTGTAAAAATAACATCTATtaatttaagttcaattaaTTTTGTGACGATCTCAATACAGTTTCGTTCTGATAATCTGTGGAATAAAGTAAAGCTTTGAGATAAAGGTTAAAGTTACACGTAATTTAAGCAGAAATAAGTAAATCTTAAAGAAAacgcatatttttttcttgtttaaatgttcattttattattcattaatgaACTTATGACAAAACCAAAGTTTAACATATTCGTTTACCTTTGAGCTGTAGTACTCAATTGAGCTTTTTGAAAATCAGCTGCTAGCCTTTTAATTTCGTCCCAATCAGTAGCTGGAGCCATTGttgaatattgttttgataACAACTATTTAAGTATTGTTCTCGTAAAATAATTACGAGTATTTTGATCACAGTTTCAATAGAGATACTACGTACTAGTATTATGCTTTCAAAATATGGAATTGTGTCGACTATTTTTCGCTTGctataatacacataataataattatgacctTTACGATACGTCGTGGCAactcatagacctatatagtatgGCAACTCTTTcaaattaagtgtattatctatggtggcAGCCCTGGCAATGGCAACATTGGCCaaggcgatttttttttaaagtgatcttaactggtaactaagatctttagTTCAAGTTGCTTAGTTTttggtcaagtcttattttaattttaatgaaaagttttttaaaagaaaaatgatattaagaaatgaaatgatgttgattaatatgaaacatggcttGAAATTaattgagatgagatgatatgggatgaaaaataatctcagtaaaatggtggtcatttactgagactttttcagtgaactttttggaggattctgagaagttacgttcactgcctttattttattttcccacatttgtgtactttcacaaatatcaaatgtaggaaaatgaaacaaagccgctggacgtaacttcccgagttcctacaaaaagtccactgaaaaaaatctcagtaaatgactaccattttactgagattatattttatcttatttcatttgatttcatcccagttgattaatgtctcaaattagtcaacttcatttcatttcgtttcactccgtattatcatttttcataaaaatcagaatataaattaaaataagacataacttaaaagtcttagttaccagtaCCAGGTAATAAAtcctaaaaaaacaaatgtaatcTATGTAATTCATTCAACGTaaaaattttgataattaaaaataatcaacaaaATTAATCAAACTCCAAAATatcattcaaatttcaaatcaatTTCGAATCATTTTCTAGAAATTGAATATAAActtcacaataaataaaaatggaaggAGACGGAGTAGAACCCTCGAACCCTAAGTCGTATTCTGGAATACCAGAAGCTGAATTTGTAGTAAGTACTAACTATTATTAAGTAACTgtaaagttaatttatttataggttTTCCACGTATTTAAAATTGTTCAGCTCCAATGCCCTGGGCGTCATGCATTTGGAGGTTATGACGTATTTCACCTGTTTCAAATTCCTTGTAGATTTTGCCTaatttacatttgaaattgGAAGCCctgtaatttaatgaaatagtaaacCATAATATTACAAAAGGTCGCGGTTCAAATAAATCCGTAAGTATAAATGTATAGAATATTAACCTCACACTTTTTAAGGATAATGTAGACGAATTTATGAAATCACCGATCAATGCTGAAGGAGTCGATGTAGTTTTGAAGAGTCTAGATGAAAAGCACCGTAAGTATAAGGTGATGGAATACACGTTGGCTACTAAAAGAAGGCGATTACGGCAACAAATCCCAGACTTAGCGCGGACAATTGaagtaattgaaaaattaaaagaacaaaAAGAGGAAGTAGAAACACAGTTCCTTCTTAGTGATCAAGTATTCGTGAAggtttgttacaattttttttctatcaaattgtcattatttaagaaaaacattataTGTATTGGATGCCATCTTTATCCTAATTAAGCTATCAACCAACCCTCATGGTTGAACTGCATTCTTCACTGGTTATGAAACAccacatgtaatattttttatgcaaCAAAGTATTACTCTTTGGGTAACATTGTTTATGAATAAAGCATAGTGCTTAACACACAGCTCACATAAAACACTCTGAGCACCAACACTCTGAGCTCCAAAATGAGTGTCACTAAAATGAAAGCATGAAAATTTTGTGGAAAATCTGGGTCTATTCATGAACTGTTTCTTGTTTTCTTCTATGTGTCCTAGAATGATTTTGGAATTCCTTTATCTAATACACCAACTGAAATATTTTTCCTACTTACACCTTGTCTGTGATAATACATGTCTCTCTTAAAATAAGATTTGAAAAGAGATGAGCTGCAACTCAGCTTAATTCTGCGATCATTGAAGTGATCTTCTACTAATGTGTGAAACACTGAAAATTTTACAGAATTCATAAATCTAACCCTTTATATGTTATGTATGTTATTAATAGCTTTTTAATACATTGTCCATGATATTTTCATGAAGCATTATCTGATGCTACATGGTGCAATTTCTTAACTATCTTTCCCTTTTTTCAAGAGATTCAAACTTAAGAGTGATGTGTCActtgtcattttattttgtacatagTGTGTGTTAGTGCAGACTGTAGAAACCAAACTTATCTGGAATAAAAACTGGAATTATTTTTCCCCACGCCTATGTCTTCTctcaatttttttggtttctcaTCATCTTTAAACATAGagaatcaataaattaataatcaagAGTTATTTGCCTCCTTAATCTTATTAGAGAATAATTTTgtgttgtatttaaattttaggcTAATGTACCACCAACAAAGTCAGTATGCTTGTGGCTTGGAGCTAATGTAATGTTGGAGTATA
This is a stretch of genomic DNA from Bombyx mori chromosome 23, ASM3026992v2. It encodes these proteins:
- the LOC101745790 gene encoding E3 UFM1-protein ligase 1 homolog, which translates into the protein MAPATDWDEIKRLAADFQKAQLSTTAQRLSERNCIEIVTKLIELKLIDVIFTNDGKEYLTSLQLIKEMKDELYVHGGRINTVDLAKELNVDFNHITTHIPEIVKGKDVQLISGYLITNYYLEKIAREVNEKLQLQGYISVGELTLHYDLPADLIQHSVLEKFLGKIIIGKQDPSEPRTFYTDEYITRTKAKIRGALMGLLKPTPIAVIVNHCNLSDRLFLSLFDQLNAPGVLTGKQAGAIYVPSSYTKSQNDWVINFYKQNNYLEYDALSRLGVSDPKGYVKRIILNEELTFLSSCVIGSQIKEQLETALEECIASKSYLDVVTLLPSIFSDSDIESILDELLRNNVKSTVLFENTVFSCHYIEDLKQTCMPITQKNAEALVKSGRYQQFYLEKQLSKNFDMVQSGPADHKAERREERRRKAASGKGGGGTQGRETKTKTVKKHNRSKQVVQDSDSDDGHAVSRKPAHLEVVSVEDIEKVIKEPLENEGLDDLVTRIAEHLQGSLNQIGLAIAKETAEKLLQDSTQNRKQTHSSAQDKINILVNDIKLYEKGIKTFAAEQQAPFIKYLLKSLGGDILSEFCKYAASQCNLSMQNETLSIEQRNKIINDVTEEFKKPLTILSASINEQSMESFFQAIDVALSDFGMILKKVDKKKDKMLVQNHREKLISELENCDDPALCLHMAVLSIFTIVTQTMLHASGRQVAVIINYLKNHIREEDFEKLHSYHELVTKFLTSNGDDRTEIEDKLRSELTTLKNVVHDIKKYK
- the LOC732997 gene encoding prefoldin subunit 3 (The RefSeq protein has 3 substitutions compared to this genomic sequence) — its product is MEGDGVEPSNPKSYSGIPEAEFVDNVDEFMKSPINAEGVDVVLKSLDEKHRKYKVMEYTWATKRRRLRQQIPDLARTIEVIEKLKEQKEEVETQFLLSDQVFVKANVPPTKSVCLWLGANVMLEYSLEDAEKLLTTNMETAQENLNQVEHDWDSLRDQCTTTEVNMARVYNWDVKKRQAASGRITTC